In Alkalihalobacterium alkalinitrilicum, a genomic segment contains:
- the ymfI gene encoding elongation factor P 5-aminopentanone reductase: MNQTCLITGASGDIGAAIAKKMAARGFSLILHYYKNKENVLKIADECRLYNIDIQIVQADLSKRGAATALKNELSKPIDVIIHNSGSSYYGLLTDMNDEEIEKNIQLHLTTPIQLTKLLLPSMVAKQSGNIVVISSIWGLVGASCEVVYSAVKGGLNSFVKALAKELGPTGIRVNGVAPGAIKTNMLSSFNHDELEMLEEEIPMGRLGTPFEVANTVSFLSSNEASYINGQIISVNGAWYC, encoded by the coding sequence TTGAACCAAACTTGCCTAATAACTGGGGCGAGTGGAGACATTGGGGCAGCCATTGCTAAAAAAATGGCTGCCCGTGGTTTTTCACTTATCCTCCATTACTACAAAAATAAAGAAAATGTTTTAAAAATAGCTGATGAATGTCGCCTCTATAACATTGATATTCAAATCGTTCAAGCAGACTTATCAAAAAGAGGAGCAGCTACTGCATTAAAAAACGAGCTGAGTAAACCAATTGATGTTATTATTCATAACTCGGGATCATCTTATTATGGATTACTTACCGATATGAACGACGAAGAAATAGAGAAAAACATCCAATTACATTTAACCACACCTATTCAATTGACGAAATTACTTTTACCATCCATGGTTGCAAAACAAAGTGGCAATATTGTTGTTATTTCCTCTATTTGGGGGTTGGTGGGCGCATCTTGTGAAGTTGTTTATTCAGCAGTAAAGGGGGGTCTCAATTCATTTGTAAAGGCTTTAGCAAAAGAACTTGGGCCTACGGGTATACGGGTAAATGGTGTAGCACCTGGTGCGATCAAAACAAATATGCTTTCATCATTTAATCATGACGAATTAGAAATGCTTGAAGAAGAAATTCCGATGGGCAGACTAGGAACACCATTTGAAGTTGCCAATACAGTCTCATTCTTATCATCTAATGAGGCAAGTTACATAAATGGACAAATTATATCAGTCAATGGTGCTTGGTATTGTTAA
- a CDS encoding DUF3243 domain-containing protein: MSVLDNWEQWKDFLGDRLNQAENEGMNQAVISDVAYQVGEYLAQQVEPKNEQERILADLWKVADEQEQHAIANMMVKLVQNNH; the protein is encoded by the coding sequence ATGTCTGTTTTAGATAATTGGGAACAGTGGAAAGATTTTTTAGGCGATCGTCTCAATCAAGCAGAAAATGAGGGGATGAATCAAGCCGTTATATCTGATGTTGCTTATCAAGTTGGAGAATACTTGGCACAACAAGTTGAACCAAAAAACGAACAGGAACGTATACTAGCGGATTTATGGAAAGTAGCTGATGAGCAAGAACAACATGCTATTGCTAATATGATGGTTAAGCTTGTTCAAAACAATCATTAA
- a CDS encoding YmfK family protein: protein MKEWYLEYQIHKNRPGLLGDIASLLGMLSINIVTINGVEDRRRGMLIRSSCDDQIKRFHSILNTIDNITVIKLREPHLRDRMAIRHGRYIERDADDKKTFRFVRNELGLLVDFMAELMKKNEHSLIGIRGMPRVGKTESVVAASVCANKRWSFISSTLLRQTVRSQLADDELGENHIYIIDGIVSTMRATEKHRILVNDVMRLPAVKVVEHPDIFVRETEFTLNDFDTIIELRNEESEEISYDVVESGFSSFDIS from the coding sequence ATGAAAGAATGGTATTTAGAATATCAAATACATAAAAATCGTCCAGGTTTATTAGGTGACATTGCATCATTACTTGGAATGTTATCCATAAATATTGTAACCATTAATGGGGTAGAAGATAGACGTAGAGGAATGCTTATTCGAAGTTCTTGCGATGACCAAATTAAAAGATTTCATTCCATTCTAAATACTATTGATAATATTACTGTCATCAAACTTCGTGAACCACACTTACGAGATCGTATGGCAATAAGACATGGTCGCTATATTGAACGTGATGCTGATGATAAAAAAACGTTTCGATTTGTTCGTAATGAATTAGGTCTACTCGTTGATTTTATGGCTGAGTTAATGAAAAAAAACGAACACTCATTAATTGGTATTAGAGGTATGCCTCGAGTAGGAAAGACCGAATCCGTTGTGGCTGCAAGCGTTTGTGCCAATAAGCGTTGGTCTTTTATATCATCGACCTTACTCAGACAAACGGTAAGAAGTCAATTAGCTGATGATGAATTAGGTGAGAATCATATCTATATTATAGATGGAATTGTCTCTACGATGAGAGCGACCGAAAAGCACAGAATATTAGTCAATGATGTGATGAGATTGCCTGCAGTTAAGGTTGTTGAGCATCCAGACATATTTGTTAGAGAAACAGAATTTACATTAAATGATTTTGATACAATCATTGAGTTGCGAAATGAAGAATCAGAAGAAATTTCATATGATGTTGTTGAATCTGGTTTTTCTTCTTTCGATATTAGCTAA
- a CDS encoding helix-turn-helix domain-containing protein, which produces MSELGQRLREAREQKEIKLEDLQKTTKIQKRYLLAIEQGNFDALPGKFYARAFVKNYAEAVGLDADQILQEFASELPNPHKDGSELPSRRTVRAKNAPTTTKKKSKGYSIFPALVAGVIIILVFAGIWFAAQMNSSDGAEGVVPEEQEDAFEGEISDEIPTGEVIPDEDEEELAEQDEATSVPDEEEQVEEQTQEFTQTQVSGNHSFYTLEGTDTFEVVLSFTGRSYVGIQNGKGNSFFASEAREGDEQSYDFSSEEEITFNLGISQNVELTINDELFELPLEAVHQKLTITFQPPNE; this is translated from the coding sequence TTGTCTGAATTAGGCCAGAGATTAAGAGAAGCAAGAGAACAAAAAGAAATTAAACTAGAAGATTTACAGAAGACAACGAAGATTCAAAAACGCTATCTACTCGCAATTGAACAAGGTAATTTTGATGCGCTACCAGGTAAATTTTATGCTCGTGCGTTTGTTAAAAACTACGCAGAAGCAGTTGGTCTTGATGCAGATCAAATACTTCAAGAGTTTGCGTCGGAGTTACCGAATCCGCATAAAGACGGATCAGAATTACCATCTAGGCGCACAGTTCGAGCAAAAAATGCACCAACTACGACTAAGAAAAAATCAAAGGGATATTCAATCTTTCCTGCGTTAGTTGCTGGTGTTATTATCATTTTAGTTTTTGCTGGGATTTGGTTTGCTGCACAAATGAATTCGAGTGATGGTGCTGAAGGGGTTGTTCCAGAGGAACAAGAAGATGCGTTTGAAGGTGAAATTAGTGATGAAATTCCTACTGGTGAAGTTATACCTGATGAAGATGAAGAGGAATTAGCTGAGCAAGATGAAGCTACATCAGTCCCAGATGAAGAAGAACAGGTCGAAGAACAGACACAAGAGTTTACACAAACTCAAGTTTCGGGCAACCATAGTTTCTATACTTTAGAAGGAACGGATACATTTGAAGTAGTGTTATCATTTACTGGTCGAAGTTATGTTGGAATTCAAAATGGAAAAGGAAATTCTTTCTTTGCCTCTGAAGCTAGAGAAGGCGATGAGCAAAGTTATGATTTTAGCTCTGAAGAAGAAATAACCTTTAACCTTGGCATTTCGCAAAATGTAGAGTTGACCATTAATGATGAACTGTTTGAATTACCACTCGAGGCTGTTCATCAAAAGCTAACCATTACTTTTCAACCACCAAATGAATAG
- a CDS encoding YajQ family cyclic di-GMP-binding protein, whose product MAKEHSFDIVSEINIQEVDNAIQQAIKEIQTRYDFKGSKSTIERTDKDKITLISDDEYKLESVIDVLKGKFIKRGLSQKSMDFSKIEKASGGTVRQVITLVSGISTERAKEVTKLIRDAKLKVKAQIQNEQIRVTAKSIDDLQEVIQLVKSKDLEFPVQFVNMR is encoded by the coding sequence ATGGCAAAAGAGCATTCTTTTGATATTGTTTCTGAAATAAATATACAAGAGGTAGATAATGCTATTCAGCAAGCGATAAAAGAAATTCAAACTCGGTATGATTTTAAAGGTTCTAAAAGCACGATTGAACGTACCGATAAGGATAAAATCACGTTAATTTCTGATGATGAATACAAATTAGAAAGTGTTATTGATGTATTAAAAGGAAAATTTATTAAACGAGGTCTTTCCCAAAAATCAATGGATTTTAGTAAGATTGAAAAAGCTTCAGGAGGGACAGTACGACAAGTAATTACGCTTGTTTCTGGTATTAGTACTGAACGTGCGAAAGAAGTCACTAAATTAATCAGAGATGCTAAGTTGAAGGTTAAAGCGCAAATTCAAAATGAGCAAATCAGAGTGACCGCAAAGAGTATCGACGATTTGCAAGAAGTCATTCAATTAGTAAAGTCAAAAGATTTGGAGTTCCCTGTTCAATTTGTCAATATGCGTTAA
- the pgsA gene encoding CDP-diacylglycerol--glycerol-3-phosphate 3-phosphatidyltransferase encodes MNVPNQITISRICLIPIFMIFLIVPMDFGNLSILGTHIPVSHFIAAIVFIIAAATDWLDGYYARKYKLVTNLGKFLDPLADKLLITAALISLVELQMAPAWMVIVILSREFAVTGVRLVAAADGSVIAASPLGKIKTVFQIIAISALMLHNFPFAPLDFPFGMLMLWIATLLTIISGIDYFMKNKHIFLKA; translated from the coding sequence GTGAACGTACCAAATCAAATTACCATTTCTAGAATTTGTCTTATTCCAATTTTTATGATCTTTTTAATTGTTCCAATGGACTTTGGAAATTTATCTATACTTGGTACACATATCCCAGTGTCTCATTTTATAGCAGCGATCGTTTTTATCATTGCTGCAGCTACTGACTGGTTAGATGGGTATTATGCTAGAAAATATAAGCTTGTTACGAATTTGGGAAAATTTTTAGATCCTTTAGCTGATAAGCTATTAATTACCGCTGCGCTTATTTCGTTAGTCGAACTACAAATGGCCCCAGCTTGGATGGTTATCGTAATTCTAAGTCGTGAATTTGCCGTTACTGGTGTTAGACTGGTTGCCGCTGCTGACGGGTCAGTAATAGCTGCTAGTCCGTTAGGGAAGATAAAGACAGTTTTCCAAATTATTGCAATCTCAGCTTTAATGCTACATAATTTTCCCTTTGCGCCGTTAGATTTTCCATTCGGTATGCTGATGTTATGGATAGCGACGTTATTAACGATTATATCGGGAATTGATTATTTTATGAAAAATAAACATATTTTTTTAAAGGCATAA
- a CDS encoding competence/damage-inducible protein A: protein MNSEIIAVGSELLLGQIANTNGQFLSQQLAPLGINVYYHTVVGDNKLRLQEAIKQAKKRANLIIITGGLGPTKDDLTKETVAELLNCSLVYHEPSMEQIESFFKNSKRPMTENNKKQALVINTATVLNNDNGMAPGMAIYHEGVHYMLLPGPPKELKPMFINYGQAYLIANLHEQAVIHSRVLRFFGIGEAKLEEVLIDLIEFQSNPTIAPLAGDGEVMLRLTAKHNDKAKALLLLDELEAKIQTRVGKFLYGYDDTSLMKELVNRLLAKKLTIASAESLTGGMFSQELTDFSGVSEVFSSGVVSYSNEMKEKILSVSKNTLAEYGAVSSECAIEMAQGVKKLCETDIGISFTGVAGPNQHEGKNVGTIYIGVALPNGESKSFSLNLSGTRWQIRERTVKFGCYYLLKEL from the coding sequence ATGAACAGTGAAATAATAGCTGTAGGATCTGAGCTTTTGCTAGGACAAATTGCAAATACAAATGGCCAATTTCTATCGCAACAATTGGCTCCACTCGGTATTAATGTCTATTACCATACCGTTGTAGGTGATAATAAATTACGCCTTCAAGAAGCAATTAAACAAGCTAAAAAGAGAGCAAACCTAATCATTATAACGGGCGGTTTAGGCCCTACTAAAGATGATCTAACTAAAGAAACAGTTGCGGAACTACTAAATTGTTCATTAGTTTACCATGAACCATCAATGGAACAAATTGAATCTTTTTTTAAAAATAGTAAAAGACCGATGACAGAGAATAACAAAAAGCAGGCTTTAGTTATTAATACGGCGACTGTATTAAATAATGACAATGGAATGGCACCAGGAATGGCAATTTATCATGAAGGGGTTCATTACATGCTATTGCCAGGTCCACCAAAAGAGTTAAAGCCTATGTTTATTAATTACGGTCAAGCTTATTTAATAGCAAACTTGCATGAACAAGCTGTTATTCATTCAAGAGTGCTTCGCTTTTTTGGAATCGGCGAGGCTAAATTAGAAGAAGTTCTCATTGATTTAATTGAATTTCAAAGTAATCCAACGATTGCGCCACTAGCAGGGGACGGCGAAGTAATGTTACGCCTAACTGCAAAACATAATGATAAAGCGAAAGCTCTTTTATTATTAGATGAATTAGAAGCTAAAATACAAACTAGAGTTGGAAAGTTTTTGTATGGCTATGATGATACATCACTAATGAAAGAGTTAGTCAACCGATTGTTGGCTAAGAAATTAACAATAGCATCTGCAGAAAGTTTAACGGGTGGGATGTTTAGTCAAGAACTTACAGATTTTTCAGGTGTTTCGGAAGTTTTTTCAAGTGGCGTTGTAAGTTATTCAAACGAAATGAAGGAGAAAATCCTTTCTGTGTCAAAAAATACATTAGCAGAGTATGGTGCGGTCAGTAGCGAATGTGCCATTGAAATGGCACAAGGTGTAAAGAAATTATGTGAAACTGACATCGGTATAAGTTTTACAGGTGTAGCAGGACCAAATCAACACGAAGGTAAGAATGTGGGAACAATATATATTGGTGTTGCTTTACCTAACGGGGAATCGAAATCATTTTCATTGAATTTGTCTGGAACTAGATGGCAAATTAGAGAACGAACTGTAAAATTTGGCTGCTATTACTTGCTGAAAGAATTATAA
- a CDS encoding DEAD/DEAH box helicase: protein MSYFKDFNITDQVKKAIHDMGFEEPSPIQEKAIPIILSGDDIIGQAQTGTGKTAAFGIPVVDKVTEDRYVQALILTPTRELAIQVSGELQKLTKYKKIRTLPIYGGQSISHQIRALKQGVQVVIGTPGRITDHIRRQTLNLDKVHTLVLDEADEMLDMGFIDDIEAILKQVNSERQTLLFSATMPPPIKKLSYKYMKNPKLVAISKGEVTAPSIDQVYYKVLERNKLDSLCRIIDSEEIDLGIIFCRTKKGVSELTEALQARGYIADGLHGDLTQSQRDNVMKKFRDSTIEFLIATDVAARGIDVDNVTHVINYDIPQDPESYVHRIGRTGRAGRKGLALTLVTPREMKHLRSIEDEIKMPIPSENVPTFAEVIEKQQETWKKQIESAMNDDKDSEWFAPLVHDLLNTYPAEKVVTALLKRNFLNDNTLDDDGYNFGETGGAKGMVRFFINVGKNVNMSPKILIEEISELVGIPGKAVGRIDIFDKFTFVEVPEEVAPFVYEALRYSRINGARVNLEPAKPRPKREKRPLK, encoded by the coding sequence ATGAGTTATTTTAAAGATTTTAACATTACAGATCAAGTGAAAAAAGCAATCCATGATATGGGGTTTGAAGAACCATCACCAATACAGGAAAAAGCAATCCCTATCATATTGTCTGGTGATGATATCATTGGACAAGCACAAACTGGAACTGGAAAAACAGCTGCTTTCGGTATTCCTGTTGTTGATAAAGTGACAGAAGATCGCTATGTACAGGCACTTATCTTAACCCCAACACGTGAACTAGCTATTCAAGTTTCAGGGGAACTGCAAAAGTTAACGAAATATAAAAAGATACGGACATTGCCTATTTATGGGGGACAATCAATTTCACATCAAATACGTGCATTGAAGCAAGGTGTTCAAGTTGTCATTGGTACTCCAGGACGTATCACAGACCATATTAGAAGACAGACATTAAATCTTGATAAAGTCCATACCTTAGTTCTTGATGAAGCCGATGAAATGTTGGATATGGGATTTATTGACGACATTGAAGCCATCTTAAAGCAGGTTAATAGTGAACGTCAAACACTTTTGTTTTCAGCTACGATGCCACCACCGATTAAGAAACTTTCGTACAAATATATGAAAAATCCAAAGCTCGTTGCCATTAGTAAAGGTGAGGTTACAGCGCCATCTATTGACCAAGTGTATTACAAGGTACTAGAGCGAAATAAACTAGATTCTTTATGCCGCATTATTGACAGTGAGGAAATAGACCTTGGTATTATTTTCTGTCGGACGAAAAAAGGTGTATCTGAGTTAACAGAAGCTCTTCAAGCAAGAGGGTATATTGCTGATGGGTTACATGGGGATTTAACACAATCACAACGCGATAACGTCATGAAGAAGTTTCGTGACTCAACAATTGAGTTCCTTATTGCAACAGATGTCGCTGCGCGTGGTATTGACGTTGATAATGTAACACATGTTATTAATTACGACATACCACAAGACCCTGAGAGTTATGTTCATAGAATAGGTAGAACTGGTCGCGCAGGTAGAAAAGGATTAGCGCTGACACTTGTGACACCTCGGGAAATGAAACATTTACGTTCAATTGAAGATGAGATTAAGATGCCTATCCCTTCAGAGAACGTACCAACATTTGCGGAAGTGATTGAGAAACAACAAGAAACATGGAAGAAACAAATTGAATCAGCTATGAATGATGATAAAGATAGTGAATGGTTTGCACCACTAGTCCATGATCTTCTAAACACATATCCAGCGGAAAAAGTAGTGACTGCTTTACTTAAGCGCAACTTCCTTAATGATAATACGTTGGATGACGATGGCTATAACTTTGGTGAAACTGGTGGAGCTAAAGGAATGGTTAGGTTCTTTATCAATGTCGGAAAAAATGTAAACATGAGTCCTAAAATTCTCATCGAAGAAATTTCTGAACTTGTTGGTATACCAGGAAAAGCAGTAGGCCGTATCGACATTTTTGATAAATTTACGTTCGTTGAAGTTCCTGAAGAAGTAGCACCATTTGTTTATGAAGCTCTTCGTTATTCACGCATTAATGGAGCTCGTGTAAACTTAGAACCTGCTAAGCCGCGTCCAAAACGTGAAAAACGTCCTTTAAAATGA
- the recA gene encoding recombinase RecA → MSDRKAALEMALRQIEKQFGKGSIMKMGEQTETRVSTISSGALALDIALGVGGYPRGRIIEVYGPESSGKTTVALHAIAEVQRQGGQAAFIDAEHALDPVYAKKLGVNIDELLLSQPDTGEQALEIAEALVRSGAVDIIVIDSVAALVPKAEIEGEMGDSHVGLQARLMSQALRKLGGAINKSKTLAVFINQIREKVGVMFGNPETTPGGRALKFYSSVRLEVRRAETLKQGNDMVGNRTKIKVVKNKVAPPFKTAEVDIMYGEGISREGSILDIGAELDIVQKSGAWYSFNEERLGQGRENSKQFLKENGDLTAEIEQLIRSHYGLDGEITVEAPTESELDELPLDLK, encoded by the coding sequence ATGAGTGATAGAAAAGCCGCATTAGAGATGGCATTAAGACAAATTGAAAAACAATTTGGTAAAGGGTCTATTATGAAAATGGGTGAACAAACGGAAACAAGAGTATCCACAATTTCAAGTGGTGCATTAGCGTTAGATATCGCTCTTGGTGTAGGTGGGTACCCACGAGGAAGAATTATCGAAGTGTATGGCCCTGAATCTTCAGGTAAAACGACAGTTGCACTACATGCAATTGCAGAAGTTCAACGTCAAGGCGGACAAGCTGCTTTTATCGATGCTGAGCATGCACTCGACCCAGTTTATGCAAAAAAATTAGGTGTTAACATTGATGAATTACTACTTTCACAACCTGATACTGGAGAACAGGCGTTAGAAATAGCTGAAGCATTAGTACGTAGTGGTGCTGTTGATATTATTGTTATTGATAGTGTGGCAGCTCTTGTACCGAAGGCGGAAATCGAAGGAGAAATGGGTGACAGTCATGTTGGATTACAAGCACGACTAATGTCTCAAGCTCTCCGAAAACTAGGTGGAGCAATTAATAAATCGAAGACGCTTGCGGTTTTTATCAACCAAATTCGTGAAAAAGTCGGCGTTATGTTCGGTAATCCAGAAACAACTCCAGGTGGGCGTGCCTTAAAGTTCTATTCTTCAGTTCGTTTAGAAGTTAGACGTGCTGAAACGTTAAAACAAGGAAACGATATGGTAGGAAATAGGACAAAAATTAAAGTTGTTAAAAACAAAGTAGCTCCTCCATTTAAAACTGCAGAAGTAGATATTATGTATGGAGAAGGCATTTCAAGAGAAGGTTCTATCTTGGATATTGGGGCAGAATTAGATATTGTTCAGAAGAGTGGCGCATGGTATTCATTCAATGAAGAACGTCTAGGACAAGGTCGTGAAAATTCAAAGCAATTCTTAAAAGAGAACGGAGATTTAACGGCTGAAATCGAACAATTAATTCGATCGCATTATGGACTTGACGGGGAGATCACAGTAGAAGCTCCAACTGAAAGTGAACTTGATGAATTACCATTAGATTTGAAATAA